The Immundisolibacter cernigliae genome has a window encoding:
- the epsL gene encoding XrtB/PEP-CTERM-associated polysaccharide biosynthesis outer membrane protein EpsL, whose amino-acid sequence MLFETLRRIGSLRGGIGSVLLCGLLPALAGEGDFLTPFAGIASAYDDNLFRLSDDVDEELALGESSRADWMRTTFAGLGLEWLPGRQQVSASLQALDQSFQRFSFLDNTGYDTAARWNMAAGRSLTGTVNAGFKRQLGSFDDFRAPVKDPIDTTHGEFDLGYLITPEIELQAGTGIRTTTHGLESREPSNFRGSYWLLGVSRRTPLGNRLGFEYRQDDGRFPKREVGPFSLVDDGYLQQEGAVTFTWQGGFTSLDGRLGYSWRRSDNLEFRDYSGPSGNLRASYVWSPKLMLDLNAYRRLESLDDLFSSSVTATGLSFKPVWAPTDRIVLQANTDYTHRQFEDSGLFVGATQPKEDILSYGLSASYTPRTLVTLSAGYSHSQRSSDRPGYEYDANTFNFSVQVNL is encoded by the coding sequence ATGCTTTTTGAAACGCTGCGCCGCATCGGCAGCCTGCGGGGGGGTATCGGAAGCGTGCTGTTGTGCGGTCTGCTGCCGGCGCTGGCGGGCGAGGGCGATTTCCTGACGCCGTTCGCAGGCATTGCGTCGGCCTACGACGACAACCTGTTTCGCCTGTCCGACGACGTGGACGAAGAACTGGCGCTCGGTGAATCGAGCCGCGCCGACTGGATGCGCACCACCTTCGCCGGTCTGGGCCTGGAGTGGCTGCCCGGTCGCCAGCAAGTCAGCGCCAGCCTGCAGGCGCTCGACCAGTCCTTTCAGCGCTTCTCGTTCCTGGACAACACCGGCTACGACACCGCTGCGCGCTGGAACATGGCCGCCGGCCGCAGCCTGACCGGCACCGTCAATGCGGGCTTCAAGCGGCAGCTTGGCAGCTTCGACGACTTCCGTGCGCCGGTAAAGGACCCGATCGACACCACGCATGGCGAGTTCGATCTTGGCTACCTGATCACGCCCGAGATCGAGCTGCAGGCCGGGACCGGCATTCGCACCACCACGCATGGTCTCGAGAGTCGTGAGCCATCCAACTTTCGAGGCAGCTACTGGCTGCTGGGCGTGTCCCGCCGCACCCCGCTCGGGAACCGCCTCGGCTTCGAGTACCGTCAGGATGATGGCCGTTTTCCGAAGCGGGAGGTCGGTCCCTTCAGCCTGGTCGACGATGGCTACCTGCAGCAGGAAGGCGCCGTCACCTTTACCTGGCAGGGCGGCTTCACGTCGCTTGACGGGCGCCTGGGCTATTCCTGGCGGCGCTCCGACAACCTCGAGTTTCGGGACTACTCCGGTCCTTCCGGCAACCTGCGCGCCAGCTACGTCTGGTCGCCCAAGCTGATGCTGGACCTGAATGCCTACCGGCGCCTGGAATCGCTGGACGACCTGTTCTCGAGTTCCGTAACCGCCACCGGCCTTTCCTTCAAGCCGGTCTGGGCGCCCACCGACCGCATCGTCCTGCAGGCCAACACCGATTACACGCACCGCCAGTTCGAGGATTCCGGCCTGTTCGTGGGCGCCACGCAGCCGAAGGAAGACATCCTGTCGTACGGACTCAGCGCCAGCTACACGCCGCGGACGCTGGTGACGCTCAGCGCCGGCTACAGCCACAGCCAGCGCAGTTCGGACCGTCCCGGCTACGAATATGACGCCAACACCTTCAATTTTTCGGTTCAGGTCAATCTGTAA
- a CDS encoding polysaccharide biosynthesis/export family protein, translating into MKRWLRTIGGMLLAVAAGGALAADYQIGPGDVLQITVFEHPDLAVKSRVGPEGKVKVPLAGAVTVADLTEREAEATIAKALQQGDFVSDPQISVLVEQYQSRLVSVLGYINRPGRYPMDRQVTLVEAVAQAGGVAQSGSEKVVLVTGDGRRQEIDLRTTLADGAGANPVLRGGEVIYVPRAEMIYVFGEVQRPGAYPLDHHMTVQQGLALGGSISPRGTDRGIRIRRQAADGTVSEIDADFDQPLQAGDIIVVRERLF; encoded by the coding sequence ATGAAGCGATGGCTCAGGACAATCGGCGGCATGCTGCTGGCAGTGGCGGCCGGTGGCGCGCTGGCGGCCGATTACCAGATCGGCCCCGGCGACGTGCTGCAGATCACCGTGTTCGAGCACCCGGACCTGGCCGTCAAAAGCCGCGTCGGGCCGGAGGGCAAGGTCAAGGTGCCGCTGGCCGGGGCAGTGACCGTGGCCGACCTGACCGAGCGCGAGGCCGAGGCGACCATCGCCAAGGCCCTGCAGCAGGGTGATTTCGTCAGCGACCCGCAAATCAGCGTGCTGGTGGAGCAGTACCAGAGCCGCCTGGTATCGGTGCTGGGCTACATCAACCGGCCGGGTCGCTATCCCATGGACCGCCAAGTCACGCTGGTGGAGGCCGTGGCACAGGCCGGCGGCGTGGCGCAGAGCGGCAGCGAAAAAGTGGTGCTGGTCACCGGCGATGGCCGCCGGCAGGAGATCGACCTGCGCACGACCCTGGCAGACGGCGCGGGTGCCAATCCGGTGCTGCGCGGTGGCGAGGTCATCTACGTACCCAGGGCAGAGATGATCTACGTGTTCGGCGAGGTGCAGCGCCCCGGTGCCTATCCGCTGGATCACCACATGACTGTGCAGCAGGGGCTGGCGCTGGGCGGCAGCATCTCGCCGCGCGGCACCGACCGCGGCATCCGCATCCGTCGCCAGGCGGCCGACGGCACAGTGAGCGAAATCGACGCCGATTTCGACCAGCCGCTGCAGGCCGGTGACATCATCGTCGTTCGCGAACGCCTGTTCTGA
- a CDS encoding polysaccharide biosynthesis tyrosine autokinase: MKPDTTAGHEPAPLAADRIGERLVQDGKLASTDLARIVEHQKQHAVRFGEAAQALGLLSGADLDSALAEQFGYPWKPGSAVTDPTLYALAQPFGHQAEQLRALRMRLSLAGVGRAEGHPALAVLSPEGGDGRSTLAANLAVSFAELGLRTLLVDADLRRPSQHTLFRSAVGSGGLSALLAGRGCAAFISPLPGFSGLAVLPSGPVPPNATELLARPALQTFLSDVADRFDLVILDTPPTGPGGDAYYIAAAARAALLVARRNRTSLTGLDTLTQTLASTGIPALGIVLNRG, from the coding sequence ATGAAACCGGACACGACCGCCGGACACGAGCCGGCGCCGCTGGCCGCCGATCGCATCGGCGAACGCCTGGTGCAGGACGGCAAGCTGGCCAGCACCGACCTGGCCCGCATCGTCGAGCACCAAAAACAACATGCCGTGCGCTTCGGCGAGGCGGCGCAGGCGCTTGGCCTGCTCAGCGGTGCCGATCTGGATTCGGCCCTCGCCGAGCAGTTCGGCTACCCGTGGAAGCCCGGTAGCGCGGTTACCGACCCCACCCTGTACGCGCTGGCGCAGCCGTTTGGCCATCAGGCGGAGCAGCTGCGCGCCCTGCGCATGCGCCTGAGCCTGGCCGGGGTCGGTCGCGCCGAGGGCCACCCGGCGCTGGCCGTGCTCAGCCCGGAGGGCGGCGACGGCCGCAGCACACTGGCCGCCAACCTTGCCGTGTCGTTCGCGGAACTTGGCCTGCGCACGCTGCTGGTGGATGCCGACCTGCGCCGGCCCAGCCAGCACACGCTGTTTCGATCCGCCGTGGGCAGCGGCGGCCTGTCGGCCCTGCTCGCCGGGCGCGGCTGTGCCGCTTTCATCTCGCCGCTGCCCGGTTTCAGCGGCCTGGCCGTGCTGCCGTCCGGCCCGGTGCCGCCCAATGCCACGGAACTGCTGGCCCGTCCGGCGCTGCAGACCTTCCTGAGCGACGTGGCGGACCGCTTCGACCTGGTGATTCTGGACACCCCGCCGACCGGACCCGGTGGCGACGCGTACTACATCGCCGCCGCGGCCCGCGCCGCGCTGCTGGTGGCGCGCCGCAACCGCACCAGCCTAACCGGCCTCGACACCCTCACGCAGACCCTCGCCTCGACCGGCATTCCGGCGCTGGGCATAGTCCTGAACCGGGGTTGA
- the epsF gene encoding chain length determinant protein EpsF, producing the protein MDIQHFLQILWARRYVLLGTLAASVLAALGLTLVLPDKYDATTALLITFRDQQTQMLPVQMAPSYMATQFDIIQSQNVALKVVDKLKLAEQATARELWQDATDGEGSIRHWLADVLRRDLTLTPTPDSRVVNLTYRGTDPRFAAALANAFADAYIETNLELSVDPARRDSAWLDSQLTALRQRLEDAQARLSAFQRERGIFASDERLDIETARLNDLSSQLVQAEGLMHDAETRQQELTRIRKGGGSIESLREFSTDGYLQSLKVDLARREADLVQLQEQYGANHPQLQRAEAEVASVRGRLATALDRLTRSVANEADIARSRVETLRKDLDAQRAKVLAFKEARDQMPTLERDVMSAQAAYDVAAQRYNESQLQSRVSDTNVAVLTPAVVPTQRSSPNTKLNLIIGVFLGTLFGAGAALLLELLMPKVRGPRMLEQRLNLPVLGVLEGPA; encoded by the coding sequence ATGGACATCCAGCATTTTCTGCAGATCCTGTGGGCGCGCCGCTACGTGCTGCTCGGCACCCTGGCCGCCTCCGTGCTGGCGGCGCTGGGCCTCACCCTGGTGCTGCCCGACAAGTACGACGCCACCACCGCGCTGCTGATCACCTTTCGCGACCAGCAGACGCAGATGCTGCCGGTGCAGATGGCGCCAAGCTACATGGCCACCCAGTTCGACATCATTCAGAGTCAGAACGTGGCCCTCAAGGTGGTCGACAAACTCAAGCTGGCGGAACAGGCAACCGCACGCGAGCTGTGGCAGGACGCCACCGACGGCGAGGGCTCCATCCGCCACTGGCTGGCGGACGTCCTGCGCAGGGATCTGACCCTGACGCCGACCCCCGACAGCCGGGTGGTGAACCTCACCTATCGCGGCACGGATCCGCGGTTCGCGGCCGCCCTCGCCAATGCCTTTGCCGACGCGTACATCGAGACCAACCTGGAACTGAGCGTCGATCCGGCCCGCCGCGACAGCGCCTGGCTGGACTCGCAACTGACCGCCCTGCGTCAGCGTCTGGAGGATGCCCAGGCGCGGCTGTCGGCCTTCCAGCGCGAGCGTGGCATCTTCGCCAGCGACGAGCGGCTGGACATCGAAACCGCCCGCCTGAACGACCTCAGCTCGCAACTGGTGCAGGCCGAGGGCCTGATGCACGACGCCGAGACCCGCCAGCAGGAACTGACGCGCATCCGCAAGGGCGGCGGCAGCATCGAGAGCCTGCGCGAATTCTCCACCGACGGCTACCTGCAGAGCCTCAAGGTCGACCTGGCCCGACGCGAGGCGGATCTGGTCCAGTTGCAGGAACAGTACGGCGCCAACCATCCGCAACTGCAGCGCGCCGAGGCCGAGGTGGCCAGCGTGCGCGGGCGGCTGGCCACGGCGCTCGACCGGCTCACGCGCAGCGTCGCCAACGAAGCCGACATCGCCCGCAGCCGGGTCGAGACACTGCGCAAGGATCTCGATGCCCAGCGCGCCAAGGTGCTCGCCTTCAAGGAAGCGCGCGACCAGATGCCGACCCTGGAGCGCGACGTGATGAGTGCGCAGGCCGCCTACGACGTGGCCGCCCAGCGCTACAACGAAAGTCAGCTGCAAAGCCGCGTCTCGGACACCAACGTCGCAGTTTTGACCCCGGCGGTCGTACCCACCCAGCGCAGCAGCCCGAACACAAAACTCAACCTGATCATCGGCGTATTCCTGGGCACCCTGTTCGGCGCGGGCGCGGCCCTGCTGCTGGAACTGCTGATGCCCAAGGTGCGCGGCCCGCGCATGCTGGAGCAGCGCCTCAACCTGCCCGTGCTGGGCGTACTGGAGGGACCGGCATGA